A DNA window from Mastomys coucha isolate ucsf_1 unplaced genomic scaffold, UCSF_Mcou_1 pScaffold21, whole genome shotgun sequence contains the following coding sequences:
- the LOC116101377 gene encoding mucin-2-like, with product MGLPLARLVAVCLVLALAKGLELQKEARSRNHVCSTWGDFHYKTFDGDVFRFPGLCDYNFVSDCRDSYKEFAVHLKRGLGEAGGHSQIESVLITIKDDTIYLTHKLAVVNGAMVSTPHYSSGLLIEKNDAYTKVYSRAGLSLMWNREDALMVELDSRFQNHTCGLCGDFNGMQINYEFLSEGIHFSAIEFGNMQKINKPEVECEDPEAVQDPESCSEHRAECERLVQETVRSSEMSLPFLIQSEHNDSYALLGELASCGSTDKQTCLKTVVLLTDKKKNVVAFKSGGSVLLNEMEVTLPHVAASFSIFQPSSYHIVVNTIFGLRLQIQLVPVMQLFVTLDPAAQGQVQGLCGNFNGLESDDFMTSGGMVEATGAGFANTWKAQSSCHDKLDWLDDPCSLNIESGRSGGPGPPWWPEPHFLYPPGCYPRCPEDRPIYDEDLKKCVTGDKCGCYIEDTHYPPGESVPTDEICMSCTCTNTSEIICRPDEGKIFNMTQDGVFCYWEICGPNGTVEQHFNICGSSTPIPSTSTNFTTISTPISTTPISTTITTTTATATTKVPCCFWSDWINNHHPSSGPGGGDRETFNHVCSAPEDIECRAATEPKLSWKELGQKVQCNISEGLICNNEDQYGLGEFELCYDYEIRVNCCYPMEYCPTSTISPTTSTTTTLSTSPPTSSPTTSPTTPSTTSPTTPSTTSPTTSPTTPSTPSTPSTTSPTTSPTTSPTTPSTTSPTTPSTTSPTTSPTTSPTTPSTTSPTTSPTTSPTTPSTTSPITPSTTSPTTSPTTPSTPSTPLTPSTTSPTTSPTTSPTTPSTT from the exons atggggcTGCCACTAGCTCGCCTGGTggctgtgtgcctagtcctggcCTTAGCCAAGGGCTTGGAGCTCCAGAAAG AAGCCAGATCCCGAAACCATGTCTGCAGCACCTGGGGTGACTTCCACTATAAAACTTTTGACGGCGACGTCTTCCGATTCCCCGGCCTCTGTGATTACAACTTTGTGTCTGACTGCCGAGACTCCTACAAGGAATTTGCCGTGCACCTGAAGCGGGGCTTGGGCGAGGCTGGGGGTCACTCCCAGATAGAGTCCGTCCTGATCACCATTAAGGATGACACCATCTACCTCACCCACAAGCTGGCAGTGGTGAATGGGGCCAT GGTCAGCACCCCACACTACAGCTCCGGGCTGCTCATTGAGAAGAACGATGCCTACACCAAGGTCTACTCCCGTGCTGGCCTCTCCCTCATGTGGAACAGGGAAGATGCACTCATG GTGGAGCTGGACAGCCGGTTCCAGAACCACACCTGTGGTCTCTGTGGGGACTTCAATGGCATGCAGATCAATTATGAATTCCTCTCTGAAG GCATACACTTCAGTGCCATTGAGTTTGGGAACATGCAGAAGATCAACAAGCCTGAGGTTGAATGTGAGGACCCTGAGGCAGTACAAGACCCGGAGTCATGCTCTGAACAT CGAGCCGAATGTGAGAGGCT GGTGCAGGAGACTGTCAGATCCTCGGAAATGTCACTGCCCTTTCTCATACAGAGCGAACACAATGACTCCTATGCCCTACTGGGTGAGCTGGCCTCCTGCGGCTCTACAGACAAGCAGACCTGCCTGAAGACTGTAGTGCTGTTGACCGATAAGAAGAAGAAC GTGGTGGCCTTCAAATCAGGTGGCAGTGTGTTGCTCAATGAGATGGAGGTGACCCTGCCCCATGTGGCAG CAAGCTTCTCCATCTTCCAACCCTCCTCCTACCACATTGTTGTGAACACCATCTTTGGGCTGCGGCTGCAGATCCAGTTGGTTCCAGTCATGCAGCTTTTTGTGACTCTGGACCCAGCTGCCCAGGGACAGGTGCAGG GTCTCTGTGGGAACTTCAACGGCCTAGAGAGTGATGACTTCATGACGTCTGGTGGGATGGTGGAGGCCACGGGTGCTGGCTTCGCCAATACCTGGAAGGCCCAGTCAAGCTGCCATGACAAACTGGACTGGCTAGATGACCCCTGCTCCCTCAACATTGAGAGTG GAAGGTCTGGTGGACCAGGTCCTCCATGGTGGCCTGAGCCCCATTTCCTATATCCACCAGGTTGTTACCCTCGGTGCCCTGAGGACAGGCCCATCTATGATGAGGACctgaagaaatgtgtcactggggacaaGTGTGGCTGCTATATTGAGGACACTCACTATCCACCTGGAGAATCTGTTCCCACTGATGAGATCTGCATGTCTTG TACATGCACCAACACGTCAGAGATCATCTGCCGTCCAGATGAAG GGAAGATTTTTAACATGACCCAGGATGGTGTCTTTTGCTACTGGGAGATCTGCGGACCCAATGGAACAGTGGAGCAACACTTCAATATTTGTGGCTCCTCTACGCCAATCCCATCCACCTCGACAAACTTCACCACAATCTCCACCCCCATCTCTACCACTCCCATctccaccaccattaccaccaccacagccactgccaccaccaaaG TACCTTGCTGCTTCTGGTCTGACTGGATCAACAACCATCATCCTAGCAGTGGCCCTGGTGGTGGTGATCGAGAGACCTTTAATCATGTCTGTAGTGCTCCTGAGGACATTGAGTGCAGGGCAGCCACAGAGCCCAAACTCAGTTGGAAAGAGCTGGGCCAGAAGGTACAGTGTAATATCTCAGAGGGGCTCATTTGCAATAATGAGGACCAGTATGGACTTGGGGAATTTGAACTTTGTTATGATTATGAGATACGAGTCAACTGTTGCTATCCAATGGAATACTGTCCTACTTCAACCATCTCACCTacaacttcaacaacaacaaccttgTCTACCAGTCCACCTACATCTTCACCAACCACCTCACCAACTACCCCATCAACCACCTCACCAACTACCCCATCAACCACCTCACCAACCACCTCACCAACTACCCCATCAACCCCATCAACCCCATCAACCACCTCACCAACAACCTCACCAACCACCTCACCAACTACCCCATCAACCACCTCACCAACCACCCCATCAACCACCTCACCAACCACTTCACCAACCACCTCACCAACTACCCCATCCACCACCTCACCAACCACTTCACCAACAACCTCACCAACTACCCCATCAACCACCTCACCAATTACCCCATCAACCACCTCACCAACCACCTCACCAACTACCCCATCAACCCCATCAACCCCATTAACCCCATCAACCACCTCACCAACAACCTCACCAACCACCTCACCAACTACCCCATCAACCACC